From a single Paenibacillus phoenicis genomic region:
- a CDS encoding CotH kinase family protein, with protein MMRKGTRLLLWTCVGLLLVGLIACEATMNSGGSSVTNSQTGAAGERTVSAEEKKLDEEVFPKDRVVDVKITIDEADFQDMLDNASAEEFKTASVDYNGHHFDNVGIRTKGNLSLRSVVQMSDSDRYSFKLSFDEYVNQTLEGIQKINLNNNYSDATYMREFLTYELSEQMGLPTPKHSYVNVYINGELWGFYLAVEQIGDAYLERNFGNAYGALYKGEMTGSGSDLTWLGDDLSAYTGLVLKSKSSNGDILIKMLDELNNGSNYEKYINVPDALGYIALNTLTNNMDSYIGANKQNYYLYEDDGVFSILPWDYNMAFGGMGRGGGGFGRGANGGAGGGADGAGGAAGATGAAGGGAQDGATGGGDAGAARGQPQAGAGADAQGGAAAPGGAAPGGGGSGRSNLLIDEPTQGAVADRPLVAKLLAVDEYKVQYHDILQSAIDNFLENDKFSARVTELSEMISSYVKADPTAFYTYEEYEQAVPQLISTNASQIENIQQQLDGTIASSGDGSGSGGGFGGMGGGFGGGRTGRTAAQGQSETQAGAVAEPSTPTNGAAGSAQGGDGAPAGQGGQPPQAGGNGAMGDPAQATQAGAPAAAADGAASGDAQAQLPQGAPGAPGAEGEAGSPPALPDGMQPPEGFPGDAGELGDAAGGAGEARPAGGFRGGDFPGGGRGFGPNGQQASSSEALITGISLLVLLAAAGFVAFFRRKRL; from the coding sequence ATGATGCGCAAAGGGACCCGGCTTTTGCTGTGGACGTGCGTCGGGCTGCTGTTGGTTGGCCTGATTGCTTGCGAGGCCACCATGAATTCCGGGGGATCCTCCGTGACGAACAGTCAGACGGGGGCTGCCGGGGAGCGAACGGTCTCTGCGGAGGAGAAAAAGCTGGATGAAGAGGTGTTCCCCAAGGACCGGGTGGTTGACGTGAAAATCACCATCGACGAGGCGGATTTCCAAGACATGCTGGACAATGCCAGCGCCGAGGAATTCAAAACCGCGTCGGTGGATTACAACGGTCACCATTTTGACAATGTCGGCATCCGTACCAAAGGCAATTTGAGCTTGCGCAGCGTGGTGCAAATGAGCGATTCCGATCGGTACAGCTTTAAGTTGTCTTTTGACGAATATGTGAATCAAACCTTGGAAGGTATTCAAAAAATCAACCTGAACAACAACTACAGTGACGCTACGTACATGCGGGAGTTTCTGACCTATGAGCTATCCGAGCAGATGGGCTTGCCAACGCCAAAGCACTCTTACGTGAACGTCTATATTAACGGCGAGCTCTGGGGGTTCTACCTGGCGGTGGAGCAAATCGGCGACGCCTATCTGGAGCGTAACTTTGGCAATGCCTACGGGGCGTTGTACAAAGGGGAAATGACCGGCAGCGGCAGCGATTTGACTTGGCTGGGCGATGATCTGTCGGCGTATACCGGATTGGTGCTTAAGTCGAAGTCGTCGAACGGCGATATCCTGATCAAGATGCTGGATGAACTGAATAACGGCAGCAACTATGAAAAATACATCAATGTGCCGGACGCGCTGGGCTACATTGCGCTAAACACGCTCACAAACAATATGGACAGCTACATCGGCGCCAATAAGCAGAACTATTATTTGTACGAGGACGACGGCGTCTTCTCCATCCTGCCTTGGGATTACAACATGGCCTTTGGCGGTATGGGCCGGGGCGGCGGCGGATTCGGCCGCGGCGCGAACGGCGGCGCTGGCGGCGGAGCGGATGGCGCTGGCGGTGCAGCCGGTGCGACCGGGGCGGCCGGTGGCGGTGCGCAAGACGGTGCAACCGGTGGCGGTGACGCTGGTGCTGCCCGCGGGCAGCCGCAAGCTGGCGCTGGCGCGGACGCTCAAGGCGGTGCGGCGGCTCCAGGTGGAGCGGCTCCAGGCGGCGGTGGTTCGGGTCGGAGCAATCTGCTGATCGACGAACCAACGCAAGGCGCCGTAGCAGATCGGCCGCTGGTGGCCAAGCTGCTGGCAGTAGATGAATACAAGGTCCAGTACCATGATATCCTTCAGTCAGCGATCGACAACTTCCTGGAGAATGACAAATTCTCCGCCCGCGTCACGGAGTTGTCGGAAATGATCTCGTCTTATGTAAAAGCCGATCCAACGGCCTTTTACACCTATGAAGAATACGAGCAAGCTGTGCCCCAACTGATCAGTACCAATGCTAGTCAGATCGAGAATATCCAGCAGCAGCTCGACGGTACCATCGCCTCGTCCGGCGATGGATCGGGCAGCGGCGGCGGCTTTGGCGGCATGGGCGGCGGCTTCGGCGGCGGGCGTACGGGCCGCACTGCAGCGCAAGGCCAGAGCGAGACCCAAGCCGGCGCAGTCGCGGAGCCAAGCACGCCGACCAACGGCGCAGCGGGCAGCGCGCAGGGCGGCGATGGCGCTCCCGCCGGCCAAGGCGGGCAACCGCCGCAAGCCGGCGGTAACGGCGCCATGGGCGACCCGGCGCAAGCGACGCAAGCGGGCGCGCCAGCCGCCGCGGCGGACGGCGCCGCCAGCGGCGACGCCCAGGCGCAGCTGCCGCAGGGCGCACCGGGTGCGCCTGGCGCCGAAGGCGAGGCCGGCAGCCCGCCGGCCCTTCCGGATGGCATGCAGCCTCCGGAAGGGTTCCCGGGCGACGCCGGTGAGCTTGGCGATGCCGCCGGCGGCGCGGGCGAAGCTCGCCCTGCGGGCGGCTTCCGCGGCGGCGATTTCCCGGGCGGCGGCCGCGGCTTCGGGCCAAACGGCCAACAAGCTAGCAGCAGCGAAGCGCTGATCACCGGCATCTCCTTGCTGGTGCTCCTAGCCGCTGCAGGCTTCGTCGCTTTCTTCCGCCGGAAACGGCTATAG
- a CDS encoding DUF4956 domain-containing protein produces the protein MNATNTATTTTNFSDIVKNSILDNFTSDISISKIIITLGVSFLIGLFIYILYKRVFSGVLYSKSFNVSLIGMTMVTAMVIIAVNSNLVLSLGMVGALSIVRFRTPIKDPTDLIFLFWAAAAGIVAGAGFYALAAIGSAVIGLILFLFIKSSSLETPYLLVVNCESDESEKLVHSQIGQLVKRYNVKQKTVTAGNIEMTLEVRLRDQEGNFVNQITALGGVKNAVLISYNGDYVS, from the coding sequence ATGAATGCAACAAATACTGCAACGACAACAACGAATTTTAGCGATATCGTGAAAAATTCCATTCTCGACAATTTCACTTCAGACATCAGCATCAGCAAAATCATCATTACGTTAGGCGTTTCGTTCCTGATCGGACTGTTCATTTACATTTTGTACAAACGGGTATTCAGCGGGGTGCTGTACTCGAAGAGCTTTAACGTCTCGCTCATCGGCATGACAATGGTCACTGCGATGGTGATTATCGCCGTCAACTCCAACCTGGTGCTGTCCCTCGGTATGGTTGGTGCCCTGTCGATCGTCCGCTTCCGTACGCCGATCAAGGATCCAACCGATCTGATCTTCCTGTTCTGGGCAGCCGCAGCCGGGATCGTCGCGGGCGCCGGGTTTTATGCGCTGGCCGCCATCGGTTCGGCGGTGATTGGCCTCATCCTGTTCCTGTTCATCAAGAGCAGTTCCTTGGAAACCCCTTATCTGCTGGTTGTGAACTGTGAGAGCGATGAGAGCGAGAAGCTCGTTCATTCGCAAATCGGGCAGCTGGTCAAACGCTACAACGTGAAGCAAAAAACCGTAACCGCAGGCAACATTGAAATGACGCTAGAGGTTCGCTTGCGCGATCAGGAAGGCAATTTTGTGAACCAAATTACCGCGCTGGGCGGCGTCAAAAATGCCGTGTTGATCAGCTATAACGGCGACTACGTGTCTTAA
- a CDS encoding purple acid phosphatase family protein, whose translation MKGRSQMVWLGIVVVVLLLGIVVFGWQKKQQAGVSAVPKPQSIVMTIGGDARTTMAFTWQTEGASGEPGILQIAEGAEPDPSWNEAEVLSFKAKASVMEDGGKGQTVYKVLAAGLRPGTTYVYRVGNGQEDGWSEPVSFVTEPEEPQAFTFINVTDSQGEKAADFRPWARTLDKAFQAFPEARFIVHNGDMTENPDDAQGWKWLFGQAAQWLTRVPLMPVAGNHDEISGDASAFTSHFLVPENGAEGATPGTTYSFDYGFAHIVVLNTESKIKRQTEWLREDLRKNTKPWTIVAIHRPAYGGNQYDKIEDWIPVFDEFGVDLVLQGHNHEYSRSYPIRDGQIAQDGKGTVYVVTNTSGPKFNDLKKDKFYHAVHTQPNKQTFAGITVSEHTLVYIAYTVNGRKLDEFTLER comes from the coding sequence ATGAAAGGTCGGAGTCAGATGGTTTGGCTGGGGATAGTGGTAGTTGTGTTGCTGCTTGGCATCGTCGTCTTTGGCTGGCAAAAAAAACAACAGGCTGGCGTATCCGCCGTCCCGAAACCCCAATCGATCGTGATGACGATCGGCGGGGATGCGCGGACGACGATGGCGTTCACCTGGCAGACTGAAGGGGCGTCCGGGGAGCCTGGGATTTTGCAGATCGCGGAGGGGGCGGAGCCCGATCCTTCCTGGAACGAGGCAGAGGTGCTCAGCTTCAAAGCGAAGGCGTCCGTGATGGAGGACGGGGGCAAAGGGCAGACAGTGTACAAGGTGTTAGCCGCCGGCCTTCGTCCGGGAACGACGTATGTCTACCGCGTGGGAAATGGACAGGAAGACGGCTGGAGCGAGCCGGTCAGCTTTGTGACAGAACCTGAGGAACCTCAGGCGTTTACCTTCATTAACGTCACGGATTCGCAAGGCGAGAAGGCTGCGGATTTCCGGCCTTGGGCGCGCACGTTGGACAAAGCGTTTCAAGCATTCCCGGAAGCCCGCTTCATCGTGCACAACGGGGATATGACAGAGAATCCGGACGATGCGCAGGGCTGGAAATGGCTGTTTGGACAAGCCGCCCAATGGCTTACCCGCGTGCCGCTGATGCCGGTGGCGGGCAATCATGATGAAATTTCCGGGGACGCTTCGGCGTTTACGTCGCATTTTCTTGTGCCGGAGAATGGGGCGGAGGGAGCTACGCCGGGGACTACGTATTCTTTTGATTATGGATTTGCTCATATCGTTGTGCTCAATACGGAGTCCAAAATCAAAAGGCAGACGGAATGGCTCAGAGAGGATTTGCGCAAGAACACCAAGCCTTGGACAATCGTGGCGATTCATCGGCCTGCTTACGGTGGAAATCAGTACGACAAAATCGAGGATTGGATTCCGGTGTTCGATGAGTTTGGCGTGGATCTGGTGCTGCAGGGGCACAACCATGAATATTCCCGCTCCTATCCGATCAGGGATGGACAAATCGCCCAAGACGGCAAAGGGACCGTCTATGTCGTCACCAACACCTCCGGTCCCAAATTTAACGATTTAAAAAAAGATAAGTTCTACCATGCCGTACACACCCAACCCAACAAGCAGACGTTTGCCGGGATCACCGTAAGCGAGCACACCTTGGTGTACATCGCGTATACCGTGAACGGCCGCAAGTTGGATGAGTTTACGCTGGAGCGTTGA
- a CDS encoding response regulator: protein MVAQGEKYRVILVDDEPVILRSLRVAVPWEELGLEIVGEARGGEAALELIRELSPHMVISDIRMPGMDGITLMKEVLAENANRLFIFVSGYGEFEYAREALREGAFDYLLKPIDHDELIEMIRRAKRTLEKRAENDKLLHSVQVLSMLARERMFAEFIEGNQSQSHLQHMRWLENSELMQDYFMAVIQLDHFVKLNEQWSPEERRLWLFAVRNILGEWSVAHGALTMFPFHAGEWVLLFPSTLSSQKEELGSDAIRQIQLYTKLSCSIGFSQTAAGLERLSEAYQSATRALYQRFYSDRAGVFIDQPSREPGADREAKYPKHLEAVLLDSIRTLNRERLLSALDETKQYLEEQAFSKEAAERMIVELTVVMFRQYEQMHLLSEWSLEGLLQELQSLGTLSEMIGLLKANFGRWISESRESQIKDNVQNVIAKTQEYILSNYHKDLSMEEVAERADLSISHFCLLFKQVTGYTFLEYLTECRIEKAKYILKNSQVKVYQVAPMVGYQDPRYFTQVFKKVTGMTPTEYREAGV from the coding sequence ATGGTAGCACAAGGTGAGAAATATCGGGTCATTTTGGTGGACGATGAACCGGTGATTTTGCGAAGTTTGCGAGTCGCCGTGCCCTGGGAGGAACTGGGCCTGGAAATCGTCGGAGAAGCGCGGGGAGGCGAAGCAGCGCTGGAGCTCATCCGCGAGCTGTCCCCGCATATGGTCATCAGCGACATTCGCATGCCGGGGATGGACGGAATCACGTTGATGAAGGAAGTGTTGGCGGAGAATGCCAATCGGCTGTTTATTTTCGTCAGCGGCTACGGGGAGTTTGAATATGCCCGCGAGGCGTTGCGGGAAGGAGCGTTTGATTATCTGCTGAAACCGATCGACCATGACGAGCTGATCGAGATGATCCGGCGGGCGAAGAGAACGTTGGAGAAGCGGGCGGAGAACGATAAGCTGCTGCACTCGGTGCAGGTGTTGTCGATGCTGGCGAGGGAGCGGATGTTTGCCGAATTTATCGAAGGCAACCAGAGCCAAAGTCATCTGCAGCATATGCGCTGGCTGGAGAACAGCGAGCTGATGCAGGACTATTTTATGGCGGTGATCCAACTGGATCATTTCGTCAAGCTGAACGAGCAGTGGTCGCCGGAGGAGCGGCGGCTGTGGTTATTTGCGGTGCGCAACATTTTGGGGGAATGGTCGGTGGCGCATGGGGCGCTGACGATGTTCCCTTTTCACGCCGGGGAATGGGTGTTGCTGTTCCCGAGTACGCTCTCCAGCCAGAAGGAGGAGCTGGGCAGCGATGCCATCCGCCAGATTCAGCTCTATACCAAGCTGTCCTGCTCCATCGGGTTCAGCCAAACGGCGGCGGGGCTGGAGCGGTTGAGCGAGGCGTACCAAAGCGCCACAAGGGCGTTGTATCAGCGGTTTTACAGCGACCGGGCGGGCGTGTTCATCGATCAACCGAGCCGGGAGCCCGGGGCCGATCGGGAGGCCAAATATCCGAAGCACCTGGAAGCGGTGCTCCTGGACAGCATTCGGACGCTGAACCGGGAGCGGCTATTGTCCGCATTGGATGAAACGAAGCAATATCTCGAAGAGCAGGCCTTCTCGAAGGAAGCCGCCGAGCGGATGATCGTGGAACTGACAGTGGTCATGTTCCGGCAATACGAGCAGATGCACCTGCTGTCAGAGTGGTCGCTGGAAGGCTTGCTGCAGGAGCTGCAGTCCCTCGGAACATTGAGTGAAATGATCGGGCTGCTGAAAGCGAACTTTGGCCGGTGGATCAGCGAAAGCCGCGAGAGCCAGATCAAGGACAACGTGCAGAATGTGATCGCCAAGACGCAGGAGTACATTTTAAGCAACTATCATAAGGACCTCAGCATGGAGGAAGTCGCAGAGCGCGCCGATTTGAGCATCAGCCATTTTTGCTTGCTGTTTAAGCAGGTGACCGGCTACACGTTCCTCGAGTATTTGACGGAATGCCGTATCGAAAAGGCCAAGTATATTCTGAAGAACAGCCAAGTCAAAGTGTACCAAGTCGCCCCGATGGTAGGTTATCAAGACCCGCGTTACTTCACCCAGGTCTTTAAAAAAGTAACCGGCATGACGCCAACGGAGTATAGGGAGGCAGGGGTGTAG
- a CDS encoding ABC transporter substrate-binding protein, with product MKKWFLNWGWIAVYAVVLAISVLIIAGAGHEPIEEKQTEKVTLTFRHFWIKEHDRQMLNIVEDVVAKFQETHPNVKVNFEGMDQTVHREQKLKSEMVTGTPPDMFVLFGGAEIEPYVRSNRLMDLTDFVEENGLKQQFQDLHLWTFDNHIYGLPIEGNAEPLFYNKEIFNDLGLEPPETLEDLNKVIDVLTVHGITPFALGNEERWPAAIFAHYLMDRYAGPGLINELVQGDESLSFQNPYYWKAFKQLKSWIDENAFYEPANDLSTEEAIERFTSGEAAMYLNGSWDINLFHNEKAPAGFQNQVGVIPFPSLTEGGSRSIAGGYTIGIGLSSNLEEAKWEAAQELLKALYSEEVQRRIVYEALRIPSMKITYDSEKTGPVFAQVVEMMEQSSQSFVPYDNVLPPEVNKTFLKVLEEMISKRTKPEEALEQIQQTSAQYWQLRRSSLPAETAGGAGW from the coding sequence ATGAAAAAATGGTTTTTGAACTGGGGCTGGATCGCCGTCTACGCCGTAGTGCTGGCAATCTCCGTGTTGATCATCGCGGGCGCCGGTCACGAGCCAATCGAGGAGAAGCAGACCGAGAAGGTCACTTTAACCTTCCGCCACTTTTGGATTAAGGAGCATGACCGGCAGATGCTGAACATCGTCGAGGACGTTGTGGCCAAGTTCCAAGAGACGCATCCCAACGTCAAGGTGAACTTCGAGGGAATGGACCAGACCGTCCACCGCGAGCAGAAGCTGAAGAGCGAAATGGTTACCGGGACGCCGCCCGACATGTTTGTGTTGTTTGGGGGAGCTGAAATCGAGCCTTACGTCCGCTCCAACCGGCTGATGGACTTAACGGATTTCGTAGAGGAAAATGGGCTTAAGCAACAGTTTCAGGATTTGCATTTATGGACCTTCGACAATCATATTTACGGGTTGCCGATTGAAGGGAATGCGGAGCCGCTGTTTTATAATAAGGAAATCTTTAATGACTTGGGCTTGGAGCCTCCGGAGACGCTGGAGGATTTGAACAAGGTTATAGACGTGTTGACCGTTCACGGGATCACGCCGTTTGCGCTGGGTAACGAGGAACGCTGGCCGGCGGCTATCTTCGCCCATTATTTGATGGACCGGTATGCCGGGCCGGGGCTGATCAATGAGCTGGTGCAAGGCGACGAGTCGTTAAGCTTTCAGAACCCCTATTACTGGAAAGCTTTTAAGCAATTGAAAAGTTGGATCGATGAGAACGCCTTCTACGAGCCGGCCAACGACCTGTCAACGGAGGAAGCCATCGAACGGTTCACCAGCGGTGAGGCGGCGATGTACCTGAACGGGAGCTGGGACATCAACCTGTTCCACAACGAGAAGGCGCCGGCAGGCTTTCAGAATCAGGTCGGCGTGATCCCGTTCCCGTCGCTGACGGAGGGGGGCAGCCGCTCGATCGCCGGAGGGTATACCATCGGAATCGGATTATCCTCCAATCTGGAGGAGGCCAAGTGGGAAGCGGCGCAGGAGCTGCTGAAGGCTCTTTATTCCGAAGAGGTGCAACGGCGTATCGTTTATGAGGCTTTGCGTATTCCTTCGATGAAGATTACGTATGACTCAGAAAAAACGGGACCGGTGTTTGCTCAAGTAGTTGAAATGATGGAACAAAGCAGCCAAAGCTTTGTCCCTTACGATAACGTGCTTCCTCCCGAGGTAAATAAAACGTTCCTCAAGGTACTGGAGGAAATGATCAGCAAGCGGACGAAGCCCGAGGAGGCGTTGGAACAGATTCAACAAACGTCGGCGCAATATTGGCAGCTTCGCAGAAGCTCGTTGCCGGCGGAGACGGCTGGAGGTGCAGGATGGTAG
- a CDS encoding polyphosphate polymerase domain-containing protein, with protein sequence MNQKLKYRHELKFMINRHQYYILRQRLRGLARHDEHAGQDGEYHIRSLYFDDIDNSALHDKLGGIRDRRKYRIRIYNGRDDLIQFEKKIKKGDYIAKLKERLTRETVDAILAGNIEVLNVPEKPLLYELYLEMKQRLLAPQVIVDYVREPFVCPNGNVRITFDKELRTGLHAVNLFDPDLRPVSANDDKLIILEVKYDEYIPEYLRAALQLEGLRQQSASKYVICRKYLKTNAWEDY encoded by the coding sequence TTGAACCAGAAACTGAAGTATCGCCACGAGCTGAAATTTATGATCAACCGCCACCAGTATTATATCCTTCGGCAACGGTTACGGGGATTAGCCCGCCATGACGAACATGCGGGACAGGACGGTGAATACCATATTCGCAGCCTGTATTTCGACGACATCGACAACTCCGCCTTGCACGACAAATTGGGGGGCATCCGTGACCGCCGTAAATACCGGATTCGCATTTATAACGGGCGGGACGACCTGATTCAGTTTGAGAAAAAAATCAAAAAAGGCGACTATATCGCCAAGCTCAAAGAACGGTTGACCCGGGAGACGGTGGATGCCATCCTGGCCGGAAATATTGAAGTGCTGAACGTGCCGGAAAAGCCGCTGTTGTATGAGCTTTACCTTGAGATGAAGCAGCGACTCTTGGCGCCGCAGGTGATCGTCGATTATGTCCGCGAACCGTTTGTTTGCCCGAACGGCAATGTGCGGATCACGTTTGATAAGGAGCTGCGGACCGGACTCCATGCCGTCAATTTGTTTGACCCGGATTTACGGCCCGTTTCGGCCAACGATGACAAGCTCATCATTCTCGAGGTCAAATACGACGAGTACATTCCGGAATATCTGCGGGCCGCTCTGCAGTTAGAGGGGCTGAGACAGCAATCGGCATCCAAATACGTCATTTGCCGCAAATATTTGAAGACCAACGCATGGGAGGATTATTGA